The following coding sequences are from one Lipingzhangella halophila window:
- a CDS encoding DUF6082 family protein, translating into MRNRDERAATSTRYLTVILLIVVVSVVLVAASPLALGLFGGASNEWERLSFIGQTYGAVSALIAAFALVGIILTLVYQARDTRRAIEETRRQAMSDLLRMAMEDPDLDACWGPVPADEDPRVRKQQLYTNMIISQWSSAFETGALPESRLRAVAAEMFQGEVGYSYWTQAREAPSMTEGTRREQRFVEILDEVYQQTPAPRAQVSQAEAPPQPATPQRRSWRTHALTAAAGAAAGALAAGAAAARRKRPSARPKRGPMRWFTYR; encoded by the coding sequence GTGCGCAATCGAGACGAGCGAGCGGCGACCAGCACGCGATATCTGACCGTCATCCTGCTCATAGTGGTGGTGAGTGTCGTGCTCGTCGCCGCATCACCGCTGGCACTGGGACTGTTCGGCGGCGCGAGCAACGAGTGGGAGCGGCTCAGCTTCATCGGCCAGACCTATGGCGCGGTCTCGGCGCTCATCGCGGCGTTCGCGCTCGTCGGGATCATTCTGACGCTGGTTTACCAGGCGCGCGACACCCGGCGCGCGATCGAGGAGACACGGCGCCAGGCCATGAGTGACCTGCTGCGGATGGCCATGGAAGATCCCGATCTCGATGCCTGCTGGGGACCGGTCCCGGCCGATGAGGACCCGAGAGTCCGTAAGCAGCAGCTCTACACGAACATGATCATCTCGCAGTGGTCGAGTGCTTTCGAGACCGGCGCCCTCCCGGAGTCGCGGCTGCGCGCGGTCGCCGCCGAGATGTTCCAGGGGGAAGTCGGCTACTCCTACTGGACTCAGGCACGCGAAGCCCCGTCCATGACCGAGGGGACCCGGCGGGAACAGCGCTTCGTGGAAATCCTCGACGAGGTCTACCAGCAGACGCCCGCGCCCCGAGCGCAGGTGTCGCAGGCTGAGGCGCCGCCTCAGCCTGCGACACCGCAGCGACGGAGCTGGCGGACCCACGCGCTCACAGCAGCCGCGGGCGCGGCAGCCGGCGCCCTGGCGGCCGGCGCGGCGGCCGCCAGGCGGAAACGGCCGAGTGCGCGCCCGAAGCGCGGACCGATGCGGTGGTTCACCTATCGCTAA
- a CDS encoding DUF6879 family protein, with protein MTDSIFDQIRAAEGIVLDRSTYHADSDREQEKLDDGVIWKLERAQFFNEVGDSAWDAFVAGDWARVMEIFESEREAIRKDVRDNAAQGLEFRRVRIVEDPPTPYLRWESQSHRIFVECGHAIRALDAAEVAPLETTAQLPELMVYGQRVLYQVRYDDQWTPIGAKRVNDASLVDGAATAIAELWERSEPFLDYFERAISGLSVPRITRSD; from the coding sequence ATGACTGACAGCATCTTCGATCAAATCCGCGCGGCCGAGGGCATCGTGCTCGACCGCTCGACCTATCACGCCGACAGCGACCGGGAGCAGGAGAAGCTCGACGACGGCGTGATCTGGAAGCTCGAACGCGCCCAGTTCTTCAACGAGGTGGGCGACTCCGCATGGGACGCTTTCGTAGCTGGCGACTGGGCGCGGGTCATGGAGATCTTCGAGAGCGAGCGCGAGGCGATCCGGAAGGATGTACGCGACAACGCCGCACAAGGGCTGGAGTTCCGGCGGGTACGAATCGTCGAGGACCCACCTACGCCGTATCTTCGGTGGGAGTCCCAGAGCCACCGGATCTTCGTGGAATGCGGCCATGCGATCCGAGCGCTCGACGCTGCGGAAGTGGCACCTCTTGAAACCACGGCACAGCTTCCGGAGCTGATGGTCTACGGGCAGCGCGTCCTCTATCAAGTTCGCTACGACGACCAATGGACACCGATCGGGGCCAAGCGGGTCAACGACGCGAGCCTGGTGGACGGAGCGGCGACGGCAATCGCTGAGCTGTGGGAGCGGAGTGAACCGTTCCTCGACTACTTCGAGCGGGCGATTTCAGGGCTCTCCGTCCCCCGGATCACGCGGAGCGACTGA
- a CDS encoding UDP-N-acetylglucosamine--N-acetylmuramyl-(pentapeptide) pyrophosphoryl-undecaprenol N-acetylglucosamine transferase: protein MRLIVTGGGTGGHTYPALTAVNALRSRLEAQGRGLEVLWVGAEDSLEGRVATANDIPFRAVATGKVRRSKNPLKLVSPENIRDMGSALRGVFQSLRVVSGFRPDAVLATGGYVAVPVGLAARLRGRPLVVHEQTVLLGLANKVLARAGARMAVTSESTLELLPGSARASAVVTGNPVRPEVLEGKADRGAEGLGFEGHDPELPTVYVTGGAQGSVQINTTVRELLPWLLERANVVHQCGEANVDDLREATRDLDPALAVRHHVTAFVGPELPDVLALADVVISRSGAGTIAELTALGKAAVFIPLASSAGDEQRHNARHLQEAGAARALLDEVSPERLREKLEPLLADSERRAAVAENAREHGKPDAADRLVGVVLRAGGA from the coding sequence ATGCGACTGATCGTCACCGGCGGGGGGACGGGAGGCCACACCTATCCCGCGCTGACCGCCGTCAACGCGCTGCGGTCGCGGCTGGAGGCCCAGGGGCGCGGGCTTGAGGTGCTGTGGGTGGGCGCCGAGGACAGTCTGGAGGGCCGGGTGGCCACCGCGAACGACATCCCGTTCCGGGCGGTCGCCACGGGCAAGGTGCGCCGGTCGAAGAATCCGCTCAAGCTCGTGTCGCCGGAGAACATCCGGGACATGGGAAGCGCGTTGCGCGGAGTCTTCCAGTCGCTCCGGGTCGTGTCCGGCTTCCGGCCCGACGCCGTGCTGGCCACCGGCGGCTACGTCGCCGTGCCGGTGGGCCTGGCCGCCCGGCTGCGCGGGCGGCCGCTGGTGGTGCACGAGCAGACGGTGCTGCTGGGGCTGGCCAACAAGGTGCTGGCGCGTGCGGGCGCCCGCATGGCGGTCACCTCCGAGTCCACGCTGGAGCTGCTGCCCGGCTCGGCCCGCGCGAGCGCGGTAGTGACCGGGAATCCGGTGCGTCCGGAAGTGCTGGAGGGCAAGGCCGACCGGGGCGCCGAAGGGCTCGGCTTCGAGGGCCACGACCCCGAGCTGCCCACGGTCTACGTCACCGGCGGTGCGCAGGGGTCGGTGCAGATCAACACCACGGTCCGCGAGCTCCTGCCGTGGCTGCTGGAGCGCGCCAACGTCGTGCACCAGTGCGGGGAGGCCAACGTCGACGACCTGCGCGAGGCGACGCGGGACCTCGACCCCGCGCTGGCGGTCCGCCACCACGTGACCGCGTTCGTCGGCCCGGAACTGCCCGATGTGCTGGCGCTGGCCGACGTGGTGATCTCCCGCAGCGGCGCCGGGACGATCGCCGAGCTGACCGCGCTCGGCAAGGCGGCGGTGTTCATCCCGCTGGCCTCGTCGGCCGGCGACGAGCAGCGGCACAACGCCCGCCACTTGCAGGAGGCGGGCGCCGCACGCGCACTGCTGGACGAGGTGTCGCCGGAACGCCTGCGGGAGAAGCTGGAGCCGCTGCTGGCCGACTCCGAGCGGCGCGCCGCCGTCGCCGAGAACGCCCGGGAGCACGGAAAGCCCGACGCCGCCGACCGGTTGGTGGGCGTCGTACTCAGAGCGGGAGGCGCGTGA
- a CDS encoding DUF397 domain-containing protein yields the protein MKRSDFDQEAAVWFKSSFSTGSANCVEVAHVPASFWKSSYSATESHCIEVADWNTGGAIRDTKHRDLGALAFPSAEWRAFLSAVKDGGL from the coding sequence ATGAAGCGCTCCGACTTCGACCAAGAGGCAGCGGTCTGGTTCAAGTCGAGCTTCAGCACCGGATCCGCGAACTGCGTCGAGGTAGCCCACGTCCCAGCATCGTTTTGGAAATCCTCCTACAGCGCAACTGAAAGTCACTGCATCGAGGTAGCCGACTGGAACACCGGCGGCGCCATCCGCGACACCAAGCACCGGGACCTGGGGGCATTGGCCTTCCCATCAGCCGAGTGGCGCGCCTTCCTCTCCGCCGTCAAGGACGGCGGCCTCTGA
- a CDS encoding helix-turn-helix domain-containing protein, whose product MSQDPQEQHSPIASRLWLGTMLRDLREEAGLTGAQVARELGVHPPRVSNIEKGKSIPSKIELAKLAELFSVPEDLTDGLRELASNARRKSWTTTYEDVLPEKYEKYVGLEEVAVSLKDWHTHMICGLLQTAEHAHALFAELNPHAAEHDRERLVELRLRRQQVLDRTPEPLQLWSIMEEHVLRRPVGGHEVHHAQLQHLLDMQKRPHVTIQIIPTSFGAHTGLDGPFSLLEIGPSYPPIVYIETRGGNLYKEGIREISLHKSTYDQLQGAALPPVESTKLIETIMKEAA is encoded by the coding sequence ATGAGCCAAGATCCGCAGGAGCAGCACAGCCCGATCGCCAGTCGGCTGTGGCTGGGCACGATGCTCCGGGACCTCCGGGAAGAGGCAGGACTGACCGGCGCCCAGGTCGCACGGGAGCTGGGAGTGCACCCTCCACGGGTCTCGAATATCGAGAAGGGGAAGTCGATCCCCAGCAAGATCGAGCTGGCCAAGTTGGCGGAGCTGTTCTCGGTCCCGGAGGACCTCACAGACGGGCTTCGGGAACTCGCCTCGAACGCTCGCCGGAAGAGCTGGACCACGACCTACGAGGATGTGCTCCCGGAGAAGTACGAGAAGTATGTGGGCCTGGAGGAAGTGGCGGTCAGCCTGAAGGACTGGCACACGCACATGATCTGCGGCCTACTCCAGACAGCTGAGCATGCCCATGCCCTGTTCGCCGAGCTGAACCCCCATGCTGCGGAGCATGACCGAGAGCGCCTGGTCGAGCTTCGACTCCGACGCCAGCAGGTGTTGGATCGCACACCTGAACCGCTACAGCTCTGGTCGATCATGGAGGAGCACGTCCTCCGTCGGCCTGTAGGTGGCCACGAGGTCCACCATGCGCAGTTGCAGCATCTTCTCGACATGCAGAAGCGGCCCCACGTGACGATTCAGATCATCCCTACGTCCTTCGGCGCTCATACAGGGCTGGACGGCCCGTTCTCGCTGCTAGAGATCGGCCCGAGTTATCCACCCATCGTCTACATCGAGACGCGGGGCGGAAACCTTTACAAAGAGGGGATAAGGGAGATATCGCTCCACAAATCCACGTACGACCAGCTTCAAGGGGCAGCGCTGCCGCCAGTAGAGTCAACGAAGCTCATTGAGACGATCATGAAGGAGGCCGCATGA
- a CDS encoding helix-turn-helix domain-containing protein codes for MARTQQIHAGEGTHPPTTRPDWPRLGSRIRTAREKLAIPLADLVSRAHVGEFTLRQVEAGEEDPGLRVIEILDSEFGAEGVLVDAWAQVYISHHVRAGSRVDQLHREAGQIRAFAPLVIPEHFQTESYTRALDRAERPLEPNYLVRDRPRLPRLMAGGSGPPFHCLVLDEAALHRTVESAETTRDQLAHLRRLARASYITVHVIPSGTPHHPGLRGAFWTLSFSPRHALAYTPHPRGPGHLVTDATHIKGYVDLFATLQGAALPADASLRLLDRTIDQTAQTRPAITTGNTATTADAAAPYAFDTAARAAAD; via the coding sequence ATGGCCAGGACACAGCAGATACACGCAGGGGAAGGGACACATCCCCCAACCACTCGCCCCGACTGGCCCCGTCTCGGTTCGCGCATCCGCACGGCCCGCGAGAAGCTCGCTATCCCTCTCGCTGACCTCGTCTCCCGCGCCCACGTCGGCGAGTTCACCCTCCGCCAGGTCGAGGCCGGCGAGGAGGACCCCGGCCTCCGTGTCATCGAGATCCTGGACAGCGAGTTCGGCGCGGAAGGCGTCCTGGTCGACGCCTGGGCGCAGGTCTACATCAGCCACCACGTGCGCGCCGGCTCCCGCGTCGACCAGCTCCACCGCGAAGCCGGCCAGATCCGGGCCTTCGCGCCGCTCGTCATCCCCGAGCACTTCCAGACCGAGTCCTACACCCGCGCTCTCGACCGCGCCGAGCGCCCCCTGGAGCCGAACTACCTGGTCCGCGACCGCCCGCGCCTGCCCCGGCTGATGGCCGGCGGCTCGGGGCCGCCGTTCCACTGCCTCGTCCTGGACGAGGCGGCGCTGCACCGCACCGTCGAGTCCGCCGAGACCACCCGCGACCAGCTCGCCCACCTGCGCCGGCTCGCGCGAGCCTCCTACATCACGGTGCATGTCATCCCGAGCGGCACCCCGCACCACCCGGGTCTGCGCGGCGCGTTCTGGACGCTGTCGTTCTCGCCCCGCCACGCCCTGGCCTACACCCCGCACCCCCGAGGCCCCGGCCACCTGGTCACCGACGCCACCCACATCAAGGGCTACGTGGACCTGTTCGCCACCCTGCAGGGCGCCGCCCTACCCGCCGACGCCTCTCTGCGCCTGCTGGACCGAACCATCGACCAGACGGCCCAGACACGCCCGGCCATCACCACCGGGAACACGGCTACCACGGCCGATGCCGCCGCCCCTTACGCCTTCGACACCGCGGCCCGCGCGGCCGCCGACTGA
- a CDS encoding ATP-binding protein, which translates to MSIVPHTPSASVRSGRRWASRLYSGDLAQTSRVRADLRADLAGFGDDLVETATLCASEAFANAVEHTGSGEPGGRVLRALYVAAPGTLRLVIVDDGAVDTAPEVPHQRTDEQWRDAERGRGLLLVESIAASWGTFPVVPFPFCTDLGTAVWAEFPTGDAPFR; encoded by the coding sequence ATGTCCATTGTGCCGCACACCCCCAGCGCATCCGTCCGCTCCGGGCGCCGGTGGGCGTCCCGCCTCTACTCCGGTGACCTCGCCCAGACGTCCCGGGTCCGCGCCGACCTGCGCGCGGACCTCGCCGGATTCGGCGATGACCTGGTGGAGACGGCCACGCTGTGCGCCAGCGAGGCGTTCGCCAACGCCGTCGAGCACACCGGCTCCGGCGAGCCCGGCGGGCGGGTGCTGCGTGCCCTCTACGTCGCCGCCCCGGGCACGCTGCGGCTGGTGATCGTCGACGACGGCGCGGTCGACACCGCACCCGAGGTCCCGCACCAGCGCACCGACGAGCAATGGCGGGACGCCGAGCGGGGCCGCGGCCTGCTGCTGGTCGAGTCCATCGCCGCCTCCTGGGGCACCTTCCCGGTCGTGCCGTTCCCTTTCTGCACCGACTTGGGAACCGCCGTGTGGGCCGAGTTCCCGACCGGAGACGCGCCTTTCCGCTGA
- a CDS encoding DUF4064 domain-containing protein, whose protein sequence is MSATTGSSGKLTTALVLGIIGGVFGIISAIIAMLIGGVGAAFAAEGAGSIVGLGFAAVFVGVLGIVGGALAHGAPRTSALLLLLAGVGGFIAVSFAWLIAGPLLVIGAFLAWFGRGRSAAGPRAAPA, encoded by the coding sequence ATGTCCGCAACAACGGGATCATCAGGGAAGCTCACCACAGCGTTGGTGCTGGGCATCATCGGCGGCGTGTTCGGCATCATCAGCGCGATCATCGCGATGCTCATCGGCGGTGTGGGTGCCGCGTTCGCCGCAGAGGGAGCCGGGAGCATCGTCGGGCTCGGGTTCGCCGCTGTGTTCGTTGGGGTGCTCGGGATTGTTGGCGGGGCACTGGCGCACGGCGCGCCCAGGACGTCCGCGCTGCTGCTCCTACTCGCCGGTGTGGGCGGGTTCATCGCGGTCTCGTTTGCGTGGCTGATCGCCGGGCCGCTGCTGGTCATCGGTGCCTTCCTGGCGTGGTTCGGTCGCGGGCGGTCAGCGGCGGGCCCCAGAGCCGCCCCCGCCTAG
- a CDS encoding TROVE domain-containing protein gives MAKFNRVTPIPQGRTYEGAPGYQRDTRTELFLLAVSTMVGEHTFYEAADERDERFRTLVARLAVDDIEWLAQLLAWLRQEGNLRSAPLVGALEAAKARLDAGAHGHSRQLVASVLRRADEPGEALAYWTGRFGRSVPKPVKRGIADAVTRLYSERSLLKYDTDSHAFRFGDVCDLTHPAARDTRQGALFAHALDRRHNRENAIPAELGTLRAREELMALPVAERRAVLDRPDAAEVLARAGVTWEALAGWLQGPMDAGAWETVLPSMGYMARLRNLRNFDQAGVSDEAAERVAARLADPDEVARSRQLPMRFLAAYRAAPSLRWGAALERALGHALGNVPELAGRTLVLVDQSGSMRGRMSARSELTNAQVAQIFGAALALRCEHADLVQFDNVSEAVEIGRGDALLRVLDRFWGGRGGTNTAAAVREHFRDHDRVVLVSDEQAWGGRQGEEPTRAVPDRVPVYTWNLAGYRYGHGPVGTGNRHVFGGLSDAAFRMIPLIEDGERNRWPWETEAVAA, from the coding sequence ATGGCCAAGTTCAACCGTGTCACCCCGATCCCGCAGGGCCGCACCTACGAGGGCGCGCCCGGCTACCAGCGCGACACCCGCACGGAGCTGTTCCTGCTCGCCGTGTCCACGATGGTCGGCGAGCACACGTTCTACGAGGCCGCCGACGAGCGCGACGAGCGGTTCCGCACGCTGGTCGCACGGCTCGCGGTGGACGACATCGAGTGGCTGGCCCAGCTGCTGGCCTGGCTGCGCCAGGAGGGCAACCTGCGCTCGGCGCCGCTGGTCGGGGCGCTGGAGGCGGCCAAGGCGCGGCTCGACGCGGGCGCGCACGGCCACAGCCGGCAGCTCGTCGCCTCGGTGCTGCGGCGCGCCGACGAGCCCGGGGAGGCCCTGGCCTACTGGACCGGCCGTTTCGGCCGGTCGGTTCCCAAGCCGGTGAAGCGCGGCATCGCCGACGCGGTGACGCGGCTGTACTCGGAGCGTTCGCTGCTGAAGTACGACACCGACAGCCACGCCTTCCGGTTCGGCGACGTGTGCGACCTGACGCACCCGGCGGCGCGCGACACGCGCCAGGGGGCGCTGTTCGCGCACGCCCTGGACCGGCGGCACAACCGGGAGAACGCCATCCCCGCCGAGCTGGGAACACTGCGGGCCCGGGAGGAGCTGATGGCGCTGCCGGTGGCCGAGCGCCGTGCGGTGCTGGACCGGCCGGACGCCGCCGAGGTGCTGGCGCGGGCCGGCGTGACCTGGGAGGCGCTGGCCGGGTGGTTGCAGGGCCCGATGGACGCGGGCGCGTGGGAGACCGTGCTGCCGTCCATGGGTTACATGGCGCGGCTGCGCAACCTGCGCAACTTCGACCAGGCCGGTGTCAGTGACGAGGCCGCCGAGCGGGTGGCGGCGCGGCTCGCCGACCCGGACGAGGTCGCGCGGTCCCGGCAGCTCCCCATGCGGTTCCTCGCCGCCTACCGGGCCGCCCCCAGTCTCCGCTGGGGCGCGGCGCTGGAGCGGGCCCTGGGCCACGCGCTGGGCAACGTGCCGGAGCTGGCGGGGCGCACCCTGGTCCTGGTCGACCAGTCCGGTTCGATGCGGGGTCGCATGTCGGCGCGCTCGGAGCTGACCAACGCCCAGGTCGCGCAGATCTTCGGCGCGGCCCTGGCGCTGCGCTGCGAGCACGCTGACCTAGTGCAGTTCGACAACGTCAGCGAGGCGGTGGAGATCGGCCGCGGCGACGCGCTGCTGCGGGTGCTCGACCGGTTCTGGGGCGGGCGCGGCGGCACGAACACCGCGGCGGCGGTGCGGGAGCACTTCCGCGACCACGACCGCGTCGTGCTGGTCAGCGACGAGCAGGCCTGGGGCGGCCGGCAGGGCGAGGAGCCCACCCGCGCGGTCCCGGACCGTGTTCCGGTCTACACCTGGAACCTCGCCGGGTACCGCTACGGGCACGGCCCCGTCGGCACCGGTAACCGGCACGTGTTCGGCGGCCTGTCCGACGCCGCGTTCCGGATGATTCCCTTGATCGAGGACGGTGAGCGGAACCGCTGGCCGTGGGAGACCGAGGCCGTCGCGGCGTAG